The Glycine soja cultivar W05 unplaced genomic scaffold, ASM419377v2 tig00105364_1_pilon, whole genome shotgun sequence genome contains a region encoding:
- the LOC114404642 gene encoding uncharacterized protein LOC114404642, producing MGWWTGHRLMLFLQSPVVAILADLYDTFDQRCEKNHARIVRCTPALYVWLVSHFFHQEMRHICPLEGHRSCTEKKKANWDWLLANKEGASVNWFPRWKEGRTGILISCGKFPNVPLMGTRGCINYNPVLAIRQLGYPMRGAPSEEVLIPFITRGFNSTNAGVLQRVHKAWEMSQRKDKELRGSSNGPIDGYRRWLKAYTQDLDWLPSLRTTKGMEIETPEEDEEVQALKIELEKAQTVKEKFKSVAVRIRMENAELRDVNIATTKALEVADEYARVYAEKEARGRVIDLLHQEATMWMDWFALTLNGSQELPRLLAKAKAMADTYSAPEEIHGLFHYCQHTIDLMAHIIRNR from the exons atgggttggtggaccggGCATcgattgatgcttttcttgcaaagcccggttgtcgctatcttAGCTGATCTATACGACACATTTGACCAAAGATGTGAGAAGAACCATGCAAGGATCGTTCGCTGTACTCCGGCCCtctatgtatggttggtttcacacttctTTCACCAAGAGATGAGACATATTTGCCCGTTAGAAGGCCACCGCTCATGCACTgagaaaaaaaaggcaaattggGACTGGCTCTTAGCAAACAAAGAGGGAGCGTctgtcaattggttcccccgatggaaggaagggaGAACCGGGATTCTTATTTCGTGTGGgaaatttccaaatgttcccttgatggggacgcgGGGTTGCATCAATTACAATCCCGtcctcgctataagacaacttggttaccctatgagaggggcgccaTCAGAGGAAGTCCTCATACCTTTCATTACACGAGGTTTTAATAGCACCAACGCGGGGGTGCTTCAGAGGGTCCACAAGGCATGGGAAATGTCGCAAAGAAAGGACAAGGAACTTAGGGGGAGTAGCAACGGGCCCATCGACGGCTATCGTAGGTGGTTGAAAGCCTACACACAAGatctggattggctcccgagtttgaggaccactaaggggaTGGAGATTGAAACTCCggaagaagacgaagaggtACAGGCCCTCAAGATAGAACTTGAGAAAGCCCAGACAGTCAAGGAAAAGTTCAAGTCAGTAGCTGTTAGGATCCGAATGGAGAACGCCGAACTGAGAGACGTCAATATAGccaccaccaaggccttgga AGTGGCGGACGAATACGCtcgagtgtacgcggaaaaggaggctagaggaagggtgattgactTGTTACATCAAGAAGCAACGATGTGGATGGATtggtttgctcttactttgaacgggagtcaagagcttccccgTTTGCTGGCAAAGGCCAAAGctatggcggacacctactctgcccccgaggagatccacgggcTCTTCCACTATTGTCAACACACGATAgacttgatggcccatataattaggaaccgtTAG